AACTAGTGTTTCAATGCAGAAACCCAAACAGAGCCAGTGCAGCATTGCTCTCACCTTCAGCACCTCTCAATGATACAGGTTTCTATCACAGCTTTAGAGAAAACGTGCTGTTTTAGCAGACTTGCTCCCGAAGTCGGTCAGATTCTGTTCATAGCTCTGCCTCTTTGCATTAACTTTAACcaagaagtaattaaaataataataatcttaCTGCAAACCTAACATGCAGTTAGCATGCTTTTTGAGCTATGTGTGGTTCTATATATAGAACAATTATGTTTATCATATAAAAGAAGAAGAGTTCGTTTTAGGTCAATGATTCAGGCTGTTGAGATAAACACTGCTTCAAGAGGTCATGCAGAGGTTCTATCATGAAACACCTAACATTACAGAAAGCCCcatgtttataaatatttactgtaaaTAGGTCAAAATGGGCcaagttttaaacaaaaagaatcaGACATACAAGCCACTTTGTTTCCAGTTGGCTACTCAGAAACTCTGACAGATCCAATTCCCAGTTTTTCAGTTCAATTTTTCACTATCAATCAGGTTCTTTATTCAGCTTAAGTTGATTGAACAACAGTGAAGTTTAAATGTTCACAGTATCATCAAGACATGTGGTAAGTAACACCTGGTCAAAAAGTCTTTCAGGAATTGAGAAAATCTTAAACCACTAGCCAAGCTTCCAAACTGAGGTAGACAAGTAATGGAGACTCGAGTGCTGAAGGTCAGGGTCTATCTTTTAAAGTACTTTATCTAATAAAATGCATCAGGCAACAATTGAGATTGTTATGTTAGTATTTCTGATGTGAAATACTGAGTGAGAAGCTCTCAAAGtgagaaattttgttttgaaaaagtaTACAATTTTTGTAAATAGAAATATCCTTCTTCTATTACCAAAATAATCAGAAACATCATAGAAAACTATGCATCTTTCCTCTGGTAATTTAATCCTGTTAAAGTAGCCAGCTACCAACTCGCTGTTCACAGTGTAAAATATGCAatcttttatctttcttctgctctccagctgAAGAACACAGATCAAGAAGGCTGTACCTCTGGCATTTTGACCTgtccacacacacaaaagctgTTTTAGTTTTTCAACCATTAAGTATAGTTTGTGGTCTCCACCAACAGATCAGCACAATGGTACATACAGCATGGATAGCACTTCCTGGCAGCTCCCTTTCCACAGGCACCTGGGGTTGGGTTTCATGCTGTGGGCTTTGGATGTAGACCCAATCACTGATTCAGTTAAACACCCGAAAAGACAgacatggagagaaaaaaatccaaactgctTCTGCGAGAGAAAGCTGAGAAAGCAGCCATGCTATTAAAGCATTTTGATCACAGTAAGGCAGAGGCTAGTGGCCAAAGAACAGCTCAGAAACGGGTCTGCGTTTCACAAcaacctcttcctcctcctccgctACCTCAGAGAGTGAGGAATATGAAGGGAAGCCCCCTCTGATCTTTGGCTTCCTCCTCGGGCCCGTAGTGGCAGTCAGAAGCTTGTTTAAAGTTGAGGGCTTCCTTAAACCTTTGGTGAGATCATAGAAAGCCATATCATCGGATATGACTCCCAGGAAAGTGCTAGTGGAGCTCAAGATTGAAGCCGCAAGCTTTGTAGACTTCTTGATGGGCACGGAGTGTTCCATGTTTTGGGAAAGGCTGGGGTCCCCTAGCAAACGCCGAATTGTAAGGGATGTCCCTTCCTTTAAGTACTGGTGCGGCTTCTTCCCACTGTAGTCCCTCAGGTCAATCTTGGCATGGTAGCTGTAGACGAGCATGGTGATGATCTTCTCCTGGCCGTGTATAGCAGCCAGGTGCAGCGCCGTGTAGCCACCATGCGACCGGGCATCCACATTGACGCGGGACCCGCCCTTCTCGGCCGCTCGGATGATGTTGGTCACCATGTCGCAGTTGCCGCTCTTGGCGGCCCAGTGCAGGGCGGTGAAGCCGGAGATGAAGTCCCTGCGAGCCGCCAGGCTGGCGTCGCCCAGCAGCAGCCCGTGGAGCTGCTGTGTCCATTGCCCGTCGGCCGCCAGCACCAGCCACTGGTGCTCCGCCTGCTCCAGGGGCACCACGGTCTCCTCGCTGGCCCGGTGGTTCTTGGGCCCCCTGCGCAGCCCGGGCGAGCGGGACCCGGCATCCTCGTCCAGCGGCGGCGGGGACAGCGGGCTGGCCGCCTCCtcgggcggccccggggcggcggggggcggcacGCAGCGCACGGGCAGCATGCAGGGCTTGGGCGGCGGCTCCCGCCGggcccccgccgcggccccgggcaggggcaccccgccgccgccgccctggAACAGGCCCCGCAGCTCGGCCACggcccgcggccccggcggctCCTCGGGGGGCGTCCCGGCGGGGTCCGGGTCGGGCACGGGAACCGGGTCGGGGACGGGAACCGGGACGGGGGCTCCGGCATCGCCCCCCGCCGGCGGGGCAGCGCGGAGCTGCCGCTTCAGCACCACGAACTTGACGCCGTCGATCTCCTTCACCGTGGCCACGGCGTTCACCGCCGCCTTGAAccgctcccgccgcgccgcccgcccctcCGCCTCCCCGGCATCGGCACCGGCCCCGGCGGCCTCCAGCAGCGGCCGGAAGGCGCTCACCAGCTCGGTGTTGCGCACCCGTCCGCCGCGCTCCCTCAGGAAGCCCATCACTGCCTCCGCGCTGATGTCGAGCTCCGCCATCCCGCCGCCacaggtggtggtggtggagccGCGGCCGCGCCTGCCGCCTCCGCGCGGCGTAGGATGCCCGGAGCCCGCGGGGGTGGCCGGACTCGCGGGCCGGAGGCACCTGCTGCCGCTCCCGCGGAGGTGCTCCAGCCGCCCCGCCCCGCACACGGAGCGCAGCGGCCCCGGCGCCGgtcccgccccgcccgcggggCGTCGCTGCCGGGAGAGCCCGGCCCGGGCGGTgggagcggggcggcggcaccggcggaCGCGGACCCGGCCCTGAACCAAGCGTCGGTGCGGGCACGAGGGTACCGGAGACTCCTCGAGCAGGACCGAACGCTTCATCCATTTACTCGTCTTCCAGCTTCCTAAAACGATCTTTTTGAGGAGGGGGGAgagtgtttgtttgtttgattgggtttggtttttgttttgtttcagtagCAAATAAGTGGAGCAGCACTGGGTAGAAGTCACTCTGTAGAGTTTGGTCTCCATTCCTAGAAAAGCCCAGGAGTTCTGTGGGACAGGTGATCCTGCTGGGCAAGAGGCTAATGCCTCAAAATTAGTCAGAAGATGGGCGAATGGGTCAGTCTTTTGAAATATACTCACCTTTATGTGATACTGTATGAtactatatattttatatatatatata
This is a stretch of genomic DNA from Vidua chalybeata isolate OUT-0048 chromosome 15, bVidCha1 merged haplotype, whole genome shotgun sequence. It encodes these proteins:
- the SOWAHA gene encoding ankyrin repeat domain-containing protein SOWAHA; its protein translation is MAELDISAEAVMGFLRERGGRVRNTELVSAFRPLLEAAGAGADAGEAEGRAARRERFKAAVNAVATVKEIDGVKFVVLKRQLRAAPPAGGDAGAPVPVPVPDPVPVPDPDPAGTPPEEPPGPRAVAELRGLFQGGGGGVPLPGAAAGARREPPPKPCMLPVRCVPPPAAPGPPEEAASPLSPPPLDEDAGSRSPGLRRGPKNHRASEETVVPLEQAEHQWLVLAADGQWTQQLHGLLLGDASLAARRDFISGFTALHWAAKSGNCDMVTNIIRAAEKGGSRVNVDARSHGGYTALHLAAIHGQEKIITMLVYSYHAKIDLRDYSGKKPHQYLKEGTSLTIRRLLGDPSLSQNMEHSVPIKKSTKLAASILSSTSTFLGVISDDMAFYDLTKGLRKPSTLNKLLTATTGPRRKPKIRGGFPSYSSLSEVAEEEEEVVVKRRPVSELFFGH